The uncultured Cohaesibacter sp. genomic sequence CGATGCAGTTTCTGATTGCTGTTTTCGTCCTCAAGGAAAGCATTACCATGAGCAAGCTAGCGACCTTTGCCCTTATTTGGCTGTCGGTTGCCGTCTATTCCTATGATGCGCTTGCCAAACGGCGGCAAAACCGGTCGAAATCAAAATCAGCGTGAGCGGTCGGATCACTCTTTTCCGGGGGTGATAAGCAGCCAGATGGCGGCTGCAAACAGACCGAGGCCAGCAATCCGGCGCCAATCGATCGGTGTGGCCGATTGTCCGGTGAGGCCCAGATAGTCGGCGAGCAGACCGCCTGCCATTTGTCCAAAGACAATGAGTGCGACAGCACCAGCCGGATTGACCTTGGCAAAGGCGAAGGCAGAACCGGTGACGATGATAACACCGGCAAGGCCACCCAGAATCATTTGCAAGATGCGATGCCACCCCAGAGGCGCAGGTGTCAATTGCCCCGAATAGGTGAAAAGCGCCAGAAGCGAAATGGCGATCAGTCCACCCGCAACATACATGACCAGACCAGTGCTTGCCGCATTGTCCGCCAAGCTGATGCGGGCTGCCAGAATGGCCTGAAAGGAAATGACGCAGCCGACGATCAAAGCGACCAGCGCACCTAGGGTTGCAGGTTGATTCATGAAGCCATCCGGGCAGACAGGGCTGCCAATATCTGTTGAAGTTGCAAATTGCGCGCGGATGGTATGGTATCGCTGCCGATATCGCAACGCGATGTGTGGATAGAATCCCGGGTTATTGTCAAGCGCTAAAGAGCATTGAGAGTGCTGCTCTGGCTGGTGCCGGAGAGCTCGTCTTCGGGGATGCTGGCGAGCGCCTCGCGCAGCATGGGCACGATCTGGTCGGTGGTCTGCGCGGTCAAGAAGGTGATGCCCATACCCTGACGGAAAAAGGCCTCGTCTTCCATATGATCAAACAAACGAGCCAGAGGATCCCAGAAGCCATCAATGTTGGCCAATAAAATCGGCTTTTTATGTTGGCCCAATTGTGCCCAGGTGAGCATTTCGACGACTTCTTCCAAGGTTCCGATGCCACCGGGTAAAGCCACAAAGGCTTGAGCTGCATCAAACATCTTGCGTTTTCTTTCGTGCATGTCCTGAGTGACGATCAAATCTTGCACGCTGTCCAGCATGACTTCGCGTTCTTGGAGAAACTCTGGAATGATGCCGGTGACATTGCCCCCGTTGTCGAGGACACTCTTGGCCAAAATGCCCATGAGACCGACCGCGCCACCGCCATAAACAAGCCTTATGCCTGCTTTGGCCATCTCTACGCCAAGCGCACGCGCTGCCTCGGCATAGACAGGTGACTTGCCGCTTCCTGAGCCGCAATAAACGCAAATATTTTGTAATTTCGACATGCATGCTGTGTGGCATTCATGTCTGCTCCGGTCAAGCCGGTTGTTGCAAATAGTGCGCTAGTCTTGTCCAGGTGTTAAAAAAAGGTTAGGAATTGGCTTGAAGGTTCAAGTCTCTATCGTTTTTGGCGACTCGTTGAGCATTCGGGTGCTTTATGCCTCCTCTGGTTATGTGGAGAAGGCGCAGAACGGCGTGGGAATTGTCGATCCGATGTCCGTTTTTGGTGTTCATTGTGGCATTGCCGCTGATCGGCACAACTGAAGTGTGATTGTAGGATGAAATCTGCTGCTCCTTTTGTCGCAATTGTTTGCGGTGTTTTTGTTGCTCTTGTTGTTGGCATTGCTGCTTTCGGAGACCGGATTGGTCTGGGGAATCTGGCGGATGGTATCAACGACAGTTTGTCGTCAGTTACTGCGCTGGTCCTGCCTGAAAAGGAGCGAGCCCAGCCGACGGTTGAAGCCACCAAGGAAGATGTTGCTTCCAAGCCTGCCAAGATCGATGAAGCCTCAAAGTCTGAACAAGGTGCTCAAACCGAACAAGCGGAGCAGGCATCTGGCAAACAAGCTGCCGATCTGGCCCCGACCTTTGACATTGTGCGGGTGGAGCCGGATGGCAACACGCTGGTTGCGGGCAGGGCCCAGCCGGGTTGGACTGTGGAGCTGAAGAACGGGGCGGCTATCCTCTCCAAAGCGGTTGCCAATACCAATGGGGAGTGGGTCATGATCCTGAATGATCCGCTCGGCGAAGGCGTGTCTGACCTTTCCCTTTCTGCTCAATCGGAAGAGGGGGGCGAGGCGATTAGGTCGCAAAGCTCGGTGACGGTTTCCCGCTCTGCAGAGAAAGACGGCGAACTGCTAGTCGTTGAAACCGAACCGGGCAAGGCTTCAAAGATTTTGGCCAGCATTGCCAAGCCAAACTCAGAGGACAAGACCTCTGAAGCGACAGAGACCGTGGCGCAAAATGCGGGAAATTCCGACAATGCCTCAGGCGAGACTACTGAAGGCGCAGCTGTGCAGGTCGCCAGCCTTGAGAATGCTGCCGGTGAAGCCCCTGTTGAAGGGCATGCTATCAGCAATGGTGTGTCAGAAACAGAGCAGGCTGCCAAACCTGAAGGCTCTGAGCCGAAGGTTACTGCTAGCAAAGATATGGGCACCGATGAGCTGATCAAAACAGGCCAAGATTCCAGCCCGGCGCCTACTGCCGCCGCAACCGAAGGCTCTTCGGAGCTGGGTGCCACAGCTTCGGACGTTCTTGGAAAGCCTGCTGATGATGCCAATAGTGCCGCGCAGTCCATCTCCATTGAGGCCGTAGAGATCGAAGGCGAGATGCTCTTTGTTGCCGGTGTTGCTGAGCCATCAGGCTCCGTGCTGCGTCTTTATATCGACAATGGAGAGGTTGCGAGCGGACGCAGCGGTGAAACCGGTCGGTTCCTGTTTGACAAGAAAGTTCCTATTGATGCCGGGTCTCACGTTGCCCGAGTGGATCTGCTCGATGGCAGCAATGGTGACGTGTTGACACGCGCCGAGGTGACCTTCAGCAAGCAGGCCGGTGGGCTGATTGTGAATGCCCAAGGCACTCTGGGCGATATAAATCAGCGCGGTGTAAGCGCGTCGGCCAAGCCCGCTACGGTGGAGACCAAAAAGGTGATCATCCGTCGCGGTGATAATCTTTGGACGATTGCCCGCCGGGTATATGGTGCCGGCATGCGCTATTCCACGATCTACGATACCAACAATGACCAGATCCGCGATCCAAACCTGATTTATCCCGGTCAGGTGTTTGAATTGCCCAAAGGGCAGGATGGCTGGGACAATAATTTTGATGCGGTCGAAAGCCCTGACCTTGGGAAAGTGGTTTCCCCTTCGGCTGATGCCGCTGCGGGCTGACCGTGCATCATGGGCATGCAAACAAAAGATGGTCTGAAGCATGCGCTTCAGGCCATTTTGCGTTTTGGTAGCCGCATGAAGGATTTTTCTCACTGCCATGGGTGATCTGGAAGGCTTTTCTTATCGTAAATATGCGATGAAGCCTTGTATTTCCATCGGAGCTTCTTTATTAATCGCAATTATGCGATGAATGATCTGGCCATTTCTGATGGCTCCGGCTGCACCATGGAGAAGGAAATGGCAGAAAGTGGCGATGACACAGGGGAAGGGCTTTGCGGCGATGTAAAGTCCGACGACTGCTGTTGCGAAGTTGATATGGAGCTTGCACGCGCTTTCAAGGCGCTCGGCCATCCGGCCCGGCTCATGATCCTTTCCAAACTTGGCGCTCATCAGCATTGTTGCGGGGACATATGCTCCTCTTTGCCTCTGGCCCAGTCCACCGTTTCCCAGCATCTAAAGGTGCTCAGGGAATGTGGCTTTATCGAATGGCAGACGGCAGGCCCGCAGTCTCATTACCGGGTGAATTCGGAAAAGGTTTCCTGGTTTCTCGCTCGAAGTGAAGCATTTTTTGCGGGGGACGACGACTCCGCTATCCAATAACGATGAAAGCACAATGACCAATGTGCTTTTCTTTCTTTCGGCGCAAGCCGACAATTGCAGGACCAAATTCTTATGACCAAACCACCTTCCATCTCCAAACCGGAGAGTGAAAGTGCGCATGATATTGATGCAGAAGCGTCTGCATTTTCGACCTTACGCAAATTGTGGCCCTATATCTGGCCCGCAGATAGAAGCGATTTGAAAAAGCGCGTTGCTCTGGCTGTTGTCGCCCTGGCAATGGGCAAGATTGTCAATGTGCTGACGCCTTATTTCTTCAAATGGGCGACGGATGCCTTGACCGACGGCAGCGCGCCCGATGGCGTGGGAGCGCTTGGTTGGCTCAGCATTCCAGTGATGCTGGTCGCCTCCTATGGCTTGGCGCGGATCATCAATGTCGGTTTCGATCAGATGCGCGATGCCTTGTTTGCCCGTGTCAGTCAGCATGCGGTGCGGAATCTGTCTTTCAAGACCTTCGAGCATATGCACAAGCTGTCTTTGCGCTATCATCTGCAACGGCATACCGGTGGGCTTTCGCGCATCATCGAACGGGGAACGCACGCTATTGAAGGTGTGGTCCGCCACACGATCCTGCACGCGGTGCCCACCTTCTTGCAGTTTATCTTCATGGCTGCGGTGATCGCTTATCAGTTTGACGTCATTTACGTGTTGATCGTTGTGGGGATGATCGCGCTTTATGTTGCCTTCACGATCCGGGTGACGTCATGGCGCATCGATATCCGGCGCCGGATGAATGAATCCGATAACGAAGCCAACTCCAAAGCCGTCGACAGCCTTTTGAACTATGAGACGGTCAAATATTTCGGCAACGAAGATATGGAAAGCACGCGCTATGACAGCTCGCTGGCGGTCTATCAGAAGGCGGCCATCAGCACATGGGTGTCTCTCGCCTGGCTCAATTTCGGCCAGACCGTGATCTTCTCTATCGGCATGGCGACTTGTATGGGACTGTCTGCCTATGCGGTTATGCAAGGCACCCAGACCGTTGGTGACTTCGTGCTGATCAACGCGCTCTTGATGCAGCTGGCCATTCCGCTCAACTTTTTCGGCTCCATGCATCGCGAGATCAAGCAGGGCCTCGTTGACCTTGAAGCCATGTTCAGCCTGATGCGCCAGCCGCCGGAAGTGACGGACAAACCTGCCGCTGAGAAGCTGGCTGTTGATGGCGGTTCTGTGCGTTTCGACAGTGTTCTGTTCCATTATGATGAGGAGCGGCCCATTCTCCAAGGCGTGAGCTTTGAGGTGCCTGCGGGCAAAACCGTGGCCATCGTTGGACCTTCCGGGGCGGGCAAATCGACGATTTCGCGCCTGCTTTTCCGCTTCTATGACGTCAGCGGAGGTTCGATTTCCATTGACGGGCAGGATATCCGTGATGTGCAGCAGCTGAGCCTGAGGCAGAATATCGGCATGGTGCCGCAGGATACGGTGCTGTTTAACGATACGCTGCTCTACAATATCGGCTATGGCCGTCCGTCCGCGCGTCGTGAAGAGATTGAGGATGCAGCGCGCATGGCTCAGATTTCCGATTTCGTCGAGAGCCTGCCCAATGGCTTTGACACAGAAGTTGGCGAGCGGGGTTTGAAGCTCTCTGGCGGAGAAAAGCAGCGCGTGGCCATTGCGCGCACCATTCTCAAGGCGCCTCCGATTCTGGTGCTTGATGAAGCCACCTCGGCATTGGATAGTCACACGGAGCAGGAAATTCAGACGGCCTTGGATCAGGTCTCGCAGAATCGAACAACGCTTGTCATCGCGCACCGTCTATCAACGGTGATTGGCGCCGACGAGATCATTGTTCTTGAAGCGGGCAAGATCAAGGAGCGTGGGCGTCACGCCGAGCTGCTGGCCGAAGGAGGTCTTTATGCCTCCATGTGGGATCGTCAGCGCGAAGCAAGTGAAGCGGAAGAGCGTCTGCGCAAGGCCGTGGAAGGTGACAATCAGGGCTATCTGCCTGGCCATGAGTTGCAGCCAGCGGAATGACGCGATTCCCGATTATGGAACAAAAATGAAAAAGCCCCGCCAACTCAGGATGTTGGCGGGGCTTTTTTGTAATTTGATTCGGGTGCGTTACGACTGAGAATGTGATTCAGCTTTGTGCCCTAACGCCTTGAAATTGGATTCAAAACCGGCCGTGAGGCCTAGTCATAAACCGGCGTGCCATATGTCTTCCAGCTTGCGGAGCGGAAGTCATACATGCGGCCATGTTCCTGACAGTCCGGCACGAGGCAATCCACGATGTGGGGCACAAGCTCGGTTGGATGCGGCAATGTCATGGGGTCTTCACCCGGAACAGCCTTGGCGCGCATGCCGGTGCGGGTGGCTCCGGGGTTGAAGCAATTCACCTTCACGTTGGTTTGCTGGATCTCCCCGGCATAGGTGCGGATCATGGCTTCTAGTCCTGCTTTGGAGATCGAATAGATACCCCAATAAGGATTGCATTTATGCGGTGAACCGGAGGTCATGAAGAGCGCGCGGCCCGCATCGGATTGACGCAGCAGCGGGTCCAGTGAGCGGATCAGGCGCCAGTTGGCAGTCAGGTTCACACCCATCACCTTTTCCCAATCCTTGACCGGGTCCAGATGCGTGATAGGCGTTACTGCGCCAAGCAGGCCGGCATTGCCAAACAGAATATCAAGCTTGCCCCAGCGTTCGTAGATCGCTCCGCCGAGGCGGTCGATGGCGTCATAATCCATCAGGTCGAGCGGCACCAGGGTCGTCGCGCCGCCAATCGCTTGAATCTCATCGTCCAGCTCTTCCAGAGCGCCGACCGTTTTGGCGACGGCGATGATATGGGCACCCTCTTTGGCGAGCGCCAGAGCTGTGTGCCAGCCGATGCCACGAGATGCGCCTGTAACGACGGCTATGCGATCTTTGAGACGTTGTTCACTCATCGCTCAAATCCTCTTCTAGTCGACCAGCAGGCCAAGGGCTCTGTGATTTTCAGATGCTTCGAGATCTTTCAGGCGTGTCGGATAGTCGCCTGTGAAGCAGTGATCGGTAAATTGCGGATTCTTGTTGTCGCGGCCTTCATAGCCACAAGCGCGGTAGATGCCGTCAATGGAGATGAAGCCAAGGGAATCCGCGCCGATATATTTGCGCATGCCTTCCAGATCATACTGAGCGGCGAGCAGCTTGTCGCGGTCTGGCGTGTCGATGCCATAATAATCCGAGTGGGTGATCGGCGGGCTGGCGAGCAGCATATGCACTTCGGTTGCTCCCGCATCGCGCATCATCTGCACAATCTTGGATGAGGTCGTCCCGCGCACAAGGCTGTCATCCACCAGCACGATCCGTTTACCTTGCACTTGAGACCGGTTGGCAGAGTGTTTGAGGCGCACGCCGAGGGCACGAATCTGCTGGGTTGGCTCGATGAAGGTTCTACCGACATAATGGTTTCGGACGATGCCCAATTCAAACGGGATGTCCGCTCCCTGTGCGTAGCCCAGTGCGGCGGGAACGCCGGAATCGGGAACAGGCACAACGACATCCACGTCCAGCGGATGTTCCTTTGCCAACTCACGCCCCATCAGCTTGCGAACTTCATAAACAGAGCGGCCTGCGATGAACGAGTCCGGACGGGAGAAATAGATATATTCGAAAATATCGAGGCGGGCAGGCTGTTCAGGGAAAGGATGATAGCTCTCGATGCCTTCATCCGTACAGACCACCACTTCGCCATTCTTGATTTCGCGAACGAATTCCGCGCCGATCATGTCGAGCGCGCAAGTTTCGGAGGCCAGAACCGGGGAGCCGTTGAGGTCGCCCAGAACCAGCGGGCGGATGCCAAGCGGGTCGCGTGCGCCGATCAGTTTCTTGCGGGTCAGGGCCACCAGAGCGTAGCCACCTTCCATCTGGCGAATGCCATCAATGAAGCGGTCGACGATGTTGGATTCGCGGCTCTTGGCGATGAGCTGTAGCACGACTTCGGAGTCCGAGGTGGACTGGAAAATGGCGCCGCGTTTGATCAGCGATTTGCGCAGGGTCATGGCGTTGGTGAACTGGCCATTATGGGCGACCGCTATGCCGCCGCCTTCCAGCTCTGCAAACAGCGGCTGAACGTTGCGCAGGGCAGCTCCGCCTGCTGTGGAATAGCGGTTGTGGCCAATGGCATTGTTGCCCGGCAGCTTTGCCATTGTGGCTGGATCGGAATAGTTATCACCGACCAGACCGAACCGGCGTTCCAGATGGAAATGCTTGCCGTCATAGGTGGCAATACCCGCCGCTTCCTGTCCGCGATGCTGTAGGGCATGCAGACCGAGGGCAGTGAGAGCCGCCGCATCTTCAAAGTTATGGATGCCGAACACGCCGCATTCTTCATGCAGGGTATCGCCTTCGCAGGACCAGTCATCTTGAGCGGCATCCAGGCAGCCTGCCGAGAGGCTGGATGATTGCTCGCCTGAAGCCGGATTGTTCCGGTCAATAGAGGAGAGGGGGAGAGACGCAGGAGAAAATCCCTTTACCGACATGATCGTGAGATCCTTTCAAGTGAAACACTACAGGTTTCAAGTCTTTGTTTGAAAGCAAATCGCTTTTGGCACATACGCTGCCGAAAGGTGCGAAATGCGAGCAGGCTTTCACAAAGGGAAGGCCCGGAAAAACTGGTGTTCTGATGTCTAGAGCATTATGCACCTAAGTGACCTCAAAAGGGATGCAGTGGCTCCAGAATGCAGAATGGCGGGAGTGTCCCGCCAATCAAGGTGCTGCCATGTCTATCATAGCGCGCTCATTTCGTCATCTATGCTTTGGTCATTCCGTATCCTTTTACCGGTTCGAACATGGAATGACCGCATGTCTAGTCGTCCTGTGCCTGCGCTTCCTGATTGAGCTGCAAGGTTTCCTTGATCCGAACTTCCGGATCATCGGGCAGAAGATTGATCAAGCGATCACCAACCGTATTGAGCAGCGGCTTGGCTTTGGCCTGTGCAATCCATTCGGGCTGTTTATCGCTGGGAACGAACCAGTTGAAGAAAACCATGGCGACGGCCATCAGGACGGCGCCACGAATAGCGCCGAAAACGAAGCCAAGGGTTCTGTCCAGCGCACCGATGGAGCTGTCGAGCACGAAATCGGAAATCTTGATGGTGATGAAGGAAACCACGATCAGCGTGACGAGAAAGATGCCGAGCGCCGTTGCAGCTTGTGCCAGAATTGGCTCAGGCAGGTAGTTTTTCACATAA encodes the following:
- a CDS encoding DMT family transporter, translating into MNQPATLGALVALIVGCVISFQAILAARISLADNAASTGLVMYVAGGLIAISLLALFTYSGQLTPAPLGWHRILQMILGGLAGVIIVTGSAFAFAKVNPAGAVALIVFGQMAGGLLADYLGLTGQSATPIDWRRIAGLGLFAAAIWLLITPGKE
- a CDS encoding TIGR00730 family Rossman fold protein — its product is MSKLQNICVYCGSGSGKSPVYAEAARALGVEMAKAGIRLVYGGGAVGLMGILAKSVLDNGGNVTGIIPEFLQEREVMLDSVQDLIVTQDMHERKRKMFDAAQAFVALPGGIGTLEEVVEMLTWAQLGQHKKPILLANIDGFWDPLARLFDHMEDEAFFRQGMGITFLTAQTTDQIVPMLREALASIPEDELSGTSQSSTLNAL
- a CDS encoding LysM peptidoglycan-binding domain-containing protein, with translation MKSAAPFVAIVCGVFVALVVGIAAFGDRIGLGNLADGINDSLSSVTALVLPEKERAQPTVEATKEDVASKPAKIDEASKSEQGAQTEQAEQASGKQAADLAPTFDIVRVEPDGNTLVAGRAQPGWTVELKNGAAILSKAVANTNGEWVMILNDPLGEGVSDLSLSAQSEEGGEAIRSQSSVTVSRSAEKDGELLVVETEPGKASKILASIAKPNSEDKTSEATETVAQNAGNSDNASGETTEGAAVQVASLENAAGEAPVEGHAISNGVSETEQAAKPEGSEPKVTASKDMGTDELIKTGQDSSPAPTAAATEGSSELGATASDVLGKPADDANSAAQSISIEAVEIEGEMLFVAGVAEPSGSVLRLYIDNGEVASGRSGETGRFLFDKKVPIDAGSHVARVDLLDGSNGDVLTRAEVTFSKQAGGLIVNAQGTLGDINQRGVSASAKPATVETKKVIIRRGDNLWTIARRVYGAGMRYSTIYDTNNDQIRDPNLIYPGQVFELPKGQDGWDNNFDAVESPDLGKVVSPSADAAAG
- a CDS encoding metalloregulator ArsR/SmtB family transcription factor; protein product: MNDLAISDGSGCTMEKEMAESGDDTGEGLCGDVKSDDCCCEVDMELARAFKALGHPARLMILSKLGAHQHCCGDICSSLPLAQSTVSQHLKVLRECGFIEWQTAGPQSHYRVNSEKVSWFLARSEAFFAGDDDSAIQ
- a CDS encoding ABC transporter ATP-binding protein/permease; the protein is MTKPPSISKPESESAHDIDAEASAFSTLRKLWPYIWPADRSDLKKRVALAVVALAMGKIVNVLTPYFFKWATDALTDGSAPDGVGALGWLSIPVMLVASYGLARIINVGFDQMRDALFARVSQHAVRNLSFKTFEHMHKLSLRYHLQRHTGGLSRIIERGTHAIEGVVRHTILHAVPTFLQFIFMAAVIAYQFDVIYVLIVVGMIALYVAFTIRVTSWRIDIRRRMNESDNEANSKAVDSLLNYETVKYFGNEDMESTRYDSSLAVYQKAAISTWVSLAWLNFGQTVIFSIGMATCMGLSAYAVMQGTQTVGDFVLINALLMQLAIPLNFFGSMHREIKQGLVDLEAMFSLMRQPPEVTDKPAAEKLAVDGGSVRFDSVLFHYDEERPILQGVSFEVPAGKTVAIVGPSGAGKSTISRLLFRFYDVSGGSISIDGQDIRDVQQLSLRQNIGMVPQDTVLFNDTLLYNIGYGRPSARREEIEDAARMAQISDFVESLPNGFDTEVGERGLKLSGGEKQRVAIARTILKAPPILVLDEATSALDSHTEQEIQTALDQVSQNRTTLVIAHRLSTVIGADEIIVLEAGKIKERGRHAELLAEGGLYASMWDRQREASEAEERLRKAVEGDNQGYLPGHELQPAE
- a CDS encoding SDR family NAD(P)-dependent oxidoreductase produces the protein MSEQRLKDRIAVVTGASRGIGWHTALALAKEGAHIIAVAKTVGALEELDDEIQAIGGATTLVPLDLMDYDAIDRLGGAIYERWGKLDILFGNAGLLGAVTPITHLDPVKDWEKVMGVNLTANWRLIRSLDPLLRQSDAGRALFMTSGSPHKCNPYWGIYSISKAGLEAMIRTYAGEIQQTNVKVNCFNPGATRTGMRAKAVPGEDPMTLPHPTELVPHIVDCLVPDCQEHGRMYDFRSASWKTYGTPVYD
- the purF gene encoding amidophosphoribosyltransferase is translated as MSVKGFSPASLPLSSIDRNNPASGEQSSSLSAGCLDAAQDDWSCEGDTLHEECGVFGIHNFEDAAALTALGLHALQHRGQEAAGIATYDGKHFHLERRFGLVGDNYSDPATMAKLPGNNAIGHNRYSTAGGAALRNVQPLFAELEGGGIAVAHNGQFTNAMTLRKSLIKRGAIFQSTSDSEVVLQLIAKSRESNIVDRFIDGIRQMEGGYALVALTRKKLIGARDPLGIRPLVLGDLNGSPVLASETCALDMIGAEFVREIKNGEVVVCTDEGIESYHPFPEQPARLDIFEYIYFSRPDSFIAGRSVYEVRKLMGRELAKEHPLDVDVVVPVPDSGVPAALGYAQGADIPFELGIVRNHYVGRTFIEPTQQIRALGVRLKHSANRSQVQGKRIVLVDDSLVRGTTSSKIVQMMRDAGATEVHMLLASPPITHSDYYGIDTPDRDKLLAAQYDLEGMRKYIGADSLGFISIDGIYRACGYEGRDNKNPQFTDHCFTGDYPTRLKDLEASENHRALGLLVD
- a CDS encoding CvpA family protein — protein: MPITLLDGIFIIVLLISAFLAMIRGFVREVLSIAAWLAAAFTTLKFTGTLLPYVKNYLPEPILAQAATALGIFLVTLIVVSFITIKISDFVLDSSIGALDRTLGFVFGAIRGAVLMAVAMVFFNWFVPSDKQPEWIAQAKAKPLLNTVGDRLINLLPDDPEVRIKETLQLNQEAQAQDD